From the Chrysiogenia bacterium genome, one window contains:
- the trkA gene encoding Trk system potassium transporter TrkA — protein MYIIIVGAGEVGGYLARILIEERHDVAIIEANEDLCRDLDATLDALIIPGNGISRDALVRAGIDRADLLLAVTEIDEVNMITCMAAEKLGKQDLRTVARVRESGYLAGDGGTISTTDLGLDLLIGPEQAVASKVVELLHYEGTGEITHLANDQIVLLELPLTADSPMVHESLSNLRPDLPSPSLVAAVRGAKGLRIPGGDDTLAVDERAYVITTPENIDEFLIMSGNPWHHVKHVLIVGCGNIGYHVASQLEQQRIFPTIVERDHTRAEKVAKHLKHSIVLHGDGTDHDLMREQLEEASDAVVVLVEDDEKAMIIGLFAKHLGAKKVIVRSDQLDYTPIAHKMGLDALISPRRAVADAILRFVRRGPIASTVMLGDHEAEIIELNVPVSPKNEALIRSPLKEMTFPEGALLGAIVRNGRTTIPTGDTILEPGDRLLVVSLLDAIAGVEDLLQ, from the coding sequence GTGTACATCATCATCGTCGGCGCCGGCGAAGTCGGCGGCTATCTGGCCCGCATCCTCATCGAGGAGCGCCACGACGTGGCCATCATCGAGGCCAACGAAGACCTCTGCCGGGATCTCGACGCCACGCTCGATGCCCTGATCATCCCGGGCAACGGCATCAGCCGCGACGCGCTCGTGCGTGCCGGCATCGACCGCGCGGACCTGCTGCTGGCCGTCACCGAAATCGACGAAGTGAACATGATCACCTGCATGGCTGCCGAGAAGCTGGGTAAGCAGGACCTGCGCACCGTGGCACGCGTGCGTGAGTCGGGCTACCTGGCCGGTGACGGCGGAACCATCTCGACCACCGATCTGGGGCTCGACCTGCTGATCGGCCCCGAGCAGGCGGTCGCCTCGAAGGTGGTGGAGCTTCTCCACTACGAAGGCACCGGCGAGATCACCCACCTGGCGAACGACCAGATCGTCCTGCTGGAGCTTCCGCTCACAGCCGACTCACCCATGGTGCATGAGTCGCTCTCGAATCTCCGACCCGACCTGCCGAGCCCCTCGCTGGTTGCCGCCGTGCGCGGCGCCAAGGGCCTTCGCATCCCTGGCGGCGACGACACCCTTGCCGTCGATGAGCGCGCCTACGTGATCACCACGCCAGAGAACATCGATGAGTTCCTCATCATGTCGGGCAACCCCTGGCATCATGTAAAGCATGTGCTCATCGTCGGCTGCGGAAATATCGGCTACCACGTGGCCTCGCAGCTCGAACAGCAGCGCATCTTCCCCACCATCGTCGAGCGCGACCACACCCGCGCCGAAAAGGTGGCCAAACACCTCAAGCACTCCATTGTCCTGCACGGCGACGGCACCGACCACGACCTCATGCGTGAGCAGCTCGAAGAGGCCAGCGACGCCGTGGTCGTGCTCGTCGAAGACGACGAGAAGGCGATGATCATCGGCTTGTTCGCCAAACATCTTGGCGCCAAGAAAGTGATCGTCCGCTCCGACCAGCTCGACTACACGCCGATTGCCCACAAGATGGGTCTCGATGCGCTGATCAGCCCGCGCCGCGCGGTGGCCGATGCCATCCTTCGCTTTGTGCGCCGCGGCCCCATTGCCTCGACCGTCATGCTCGGCGACCACGAGGCCGAGATCATTGAACTCAACGTGCCGGTCTCTCCCAAGAACGAAGCGCTCATTCGCTCCCCACTCAAGGAAATGACCTTCCCCGAGGGCGCCCTGCTCGGCGCCATCGTGCGCAACGGCCGCACAACGATTCCCACTGGCGATACCATTCTCGAACCGGGCGACCGCCTGCTGGTCGTCTCGCTGCTCGACGCCATTGCCGGCGTCGAAGACCTGCTGCAGTAG